One window of Rubrivirga sp. SAORIC476 genomic DNA carries:
- a CDS encoding endonuclease, translated as MRFVSAVFLAGLLALSAQAQTELYPGLQGDALLSAIRSDYTPNQTLGYGPARDVLWAYTDDADGALCGVYTGFCVQLTPGADPSSDAFNKGLNAEHTWPQSLGAGNEPQRSDMHNLFPTRVQVNSDRGNDPFGEVADASAQRWYRGAVIQSGVPTTDIDEWSEDTSSRFEPREDHKGNAARAVFYFYAIYDNAISGSGDSFFAGMLGDLLAWNEANDPADDRERARNAFIATRQGNENPFILDPTLARRAFAPATVDAERGPDGLAVSVFPNPTAGRLVVSLNEARDVQVEVVDALGRRVQSAAGTGRQTLDLGSLPLGLYLVRVTTEAGTVTRPVSVLR; from the coding sequence ATGCGTTTCGTCTCTGCTGTCTTCCTCGCCGGTCTCCTCGCCCTCTCCGCCCAGGCGCAGACCGAACTCTACCCCGGGCTCCAGGGAGACGCGCTCCTCAGCGCCATCCGCTCGGACTACACGCCCAACCAAACGCTCGGCTACGGCCCGGCTCGCGACGTGCTCTGGGCCTACACCGACGATGCGGACGGCGCGCTGTGCGGGGTCTACACCGGCTTCTGCGTCCAGTTGACGCCGGGCGCCGACCCGTCCTCGGACGCCTTCAACAAGGGCCTCAATGCCGAGCACACGTGGCCGCAGTCCCTCGGGGCGGGCAACGAGCCTCAGCGGAGCGACATGCACAACCTGTTCCCGACCCGCGTGCAGGTGAACTCGGACCGTGGCAACGACCCCTTCGGGGAAGTCGCCGACGCATCCGCGCAGCGCTGGTACCGCGGCGCGGTCATCCAGTCGGGCGTGCCGACGACCGACATCGACGAGTGGAGCGAGGACACCAGCAGCCGATTCGAGCCCCGCGAGGATCACAAGGGCAACGCCGCGCGCGCGGTGTTCTACTTCTACGCCATCTACGACAACGCCATCAGCGGCAGCGGCGACTCGTTCTTCGCGGGCATGCTCGGCGACCTCCTGGCGTGGAACGAGGCCAACGACCCCGCCGACGACCGCGAGCGGGCACGGAACGCCTTCATCGCGACGCGCCAGGGCAACGAGAACCCGTTCATCCTGGACCCGACCCTCGCGCGGCGCGCCTTCGCCCCGGCCACGGTCGACGCGGAGCGCGGCCCCGATGGCCTCGCGGTGTCGGTCTTCCCGAACCCGACGGCGGGCCGCCTCGTGGTGTCGCTGAACGAGGCGCGCGACGTGCAGGTCGAGGTGGTGGACGCGCTCGGGCGGCGCGTGCAGAGCGCGGCGGGAACCGGCCGGCAGACGCTCGACCTCGGGAGCCTGCCGCTAGGGCTTTACCTTGTCCGCGTGACCACCGAGGCGGGCACGGTGACGCGGCCGGTGTCGGTGCTCCGGTAG
- a CDS encoding sensor histidine kinase, producing the protein MRHVLLLLLVASGVQAQSSIRLEPTAKEIPLDGHLGWLVDPEAVLTLDDVREADFSATAPVLTRAQMQPEAFWLRLTLQAPDGPPTAWALETAAERMEMHWADGDGIVQTRVAGIDVPKAERAVDQGYPATVLLTLDGGEVRTLWARVLHDPDGSEATPTLQVLRLKPAAVASHDSRSLGITTGLFFGFLLALVLYTLSLYAGFRDPAFLYYGMYVAGVGLFFATTYRLLFDAFWPATATWSPLLQTLAAHAGPAGYALFIRSFLGPARLGRTLDRLLLASAALMGVGLIVTALGGWLAGSYWSSALILALCGLSLVAMVRAWRAGFAPAGLLLIAFGVLAASTVGFLGPRFGLPRVEWAMEMVQAGIAFEALLMALALSMRVRGLRSEQVEAIEATRQVQESNVALRDALRLRSSLLGFAAHDLRSPLANVLGYAGIIQREATDPAQVTRCGRSIETSATRLLRLIDDLLVTAALDGGHVHVETVPTDLGALVERALGPFALLAEAKEQHLALRVGPDCWARLDPDRFHEVVDNLLSNAVKYTPAGGAIEVEVRATPEEVWLTVGDSGPGITQADRARLFQPFVRLSASPTGDEPSTGLGLSIAKKIVDLHGGRIEVDSAPGDGARFSVVVPASAAPPADCAEASVEAEVGQ; encoded by the coding sequence GTGCGACATGTTCTCCTCCTCCTTCTGGTCGCCTCAGGCGTGCAGGCGCAATCATCTATTCGCCTTGAGCCTACCGCGAAGGAGATCCCCCTGGATGGGCACCTCGGCTGGCTCGTCGACCCGGAGGCGGTGCTGACGCTCGACGACGTACGCGAGGCGGACTTCTCGGCCACTGCCCCGGTGCTCACCCGCGCGCAGATGCAGCCCGAAGCCTTCTGGCTCCGCCTGACGCTCCAGGCTCCAGACGGCCCGCCAACGGCCTGGGCCCTCGAAACCGCCGCCGAGCGCATGGAGATGCACTGGGCCGACGGCGACGGGATCGTCCAGACGCGCGTCGCGGGCATCGACGTGCCGAAGGCCGAGCGCGCCGTCGACCAGGGCTACCCGGCCACGGTTCTGCTGACGCTCGACGGCGGCGAGGTCCGGACCCTCTGGGCACGCGTCCTCCACGACCCGGACGGGTCCGAGGCGACGCCCACCCTGCAGGTGCTCCGGCTGAAGCCGGCTGCGGTGGCCTCGCACGACAGCCGCTCGCTGGGGATCACGACCGGCCTCTTCTTCGGCTTCCTGCTCGCGCTGGTGCTGTACACGCTGAGCCTCTACGCGGGCTTTCGGGACCCGGCGTTCCTGTACTACGGGATGTACGTGGCGGGAGTCGGGCTCTTCTTCGCGACCACGTACCGCCTCCTGTTCGACGCGTTCTGGCCCGCCACCGCGACGTGGTCGCCCCTGCTCCAGACGCTCGCCGCGCACGCGGGGCCGGCGGGCTACGCGCTCTTCATCCGGAGCTTCCTCGGGCCCGCCCGCCTCGGGCGGACGCTGGACCGCCTCCTGCTCGCCAGCGCCGCGCTGATGGGCGTGGGCCTGATCGTGACGGCCCTCGGCGGCTGGCTGGCGGGCTCGTACTGGAGTTCGGCGCTGATCCTGGCCCTGTGCGGGCTCAGCCTCGTGGCGATGGTGCGCGCGTGGCGCGCCGGGTTCGCGCCTGCCGGCCTGCTCTTGATCGCGTTCGGGGTGCTCGCCGCCAGCACGGTGGGCTTCCTGGGCCCCCGGTTCGGCCTGCCGCGCGTCGAGTGGGCGATGGAGATGGTCCAGGCGGGGATCGCCTTCGAAGCGCTCCTGATGGCCCTCGCGCTGAGCATGCGCGTCCGCGGGTTGCGCTCGGAGCAGGTGGAAGCCATCGAAGCGACGCGCCAGGTCCAGGAGTCGAACGTCGCCCTCCGGGACGCCCTGCGTCTGCGGTCGAGCCTGCTCGGCTTTGCAGCGCACGACCTCCGGAGCCCTCTCGCCAACGTGCTCGGCTACGCCGGGATCATCCAGCGCGAGGCCACCGACCCGGCCCAGGTGACCCGCTGCGGGCGTTCCATCGAGACCTCGGCGACACGACTGCTGCGGCTCATCGACGACCTGCTGGTGACGGCGGCCCTCGACGGTGGCCACGTCCACGTGGAGACTGTCCCTACCGACCTCGGCGCCCTCGTGGAACGGGCCCTCGGCCCGTTCGCCCTGCTGGCCGAGGCGAAGGAGCAGCACCTCGCCCTCCGCGTCGGGCCCGACTGCTGGGCCCGCCTCGACCCCGACCGGTTCCACGAGGTCGTGGACAACCTGCTCTCGAACGCCGTCAAGTACACCCCCGCCGGAGGCGCCATCGAGGTGGAGGTCCGCGCCACTCCAGAGGAGGTCTGGCTCACCGTCGGGGACTCCGGGCCGGGGATCACCCAGGCGGACCGCGCACGCCTCTTCCAGCCCTTCGTGCGCCTCTCCGCCTCCCCCACCGGAGACGAGCCCTCGACCGGCCTGGGGCTGTCCATCGCCAAAAAGATCGTCGACCTCCACGGCGGCCGCATCGAGGTGGACTCGGCGCCGGGGGACGGAGCGCGCTTCAGCGTCGTGGTCCCCGCCTCAGCGGCTCCCCCGGCGGACTGCGCCGAGGCGTCGGTCGAGGCCGAGGTCGGGCAGTAG
- a CDS encoding fructosamine kinase family protein, whose amino-acid sequence MSFPPSVHAVLVSVAGLVRSAVPVGGGDVSQAARVETEAGAVFVKWAEGAAGQTYAAEAAGLAALASCAGEAGAELAVPSPLAFRAPDRGTPGVLVLPWLDRGRPTPADWRRFGGALASLHRVDAGTAYGWEADNWIGSKPQRNGWEASWPRFFGERRLRAQAETVRLRGAWDPAWDGPLERLLARLGEILPETPPRSLLHGDLWAGNALPTAEPGDPRTGSRFALIDPAVSVGHREADLAMTELFGGFAEPFYDGYREAWPLEPGYEERREVYNLFHLINHLTHGPGYRAPVERTLRRFA is encoded by the coding sequence ATGTCATTCCCTCCGTCTGTCCATGCCGTACTGGTCTCCGTCGCCGGGCTCGTCCGCTCGGCGGTGCCGGTCGGGGGAGGGGACGTGTCGCAGGCGGCGCGCGTCGAGACTGAGGCGGGTGCGGTGTTCGTCAAGTGGGCCGAGGGCGCAGCGGGGCAGACGTACGCGGCTGAAGCCGCGGGGCTGGCGGCGCTGGCCTCGTGCGCGGGGGAGGCGGGGGCGGAGCTGGCGGTGCCGTCGCCCCTCGCGTTCCGGGCTCCAGACCGCGGGACGCCGGGGGTGCTGGTGCTGCCGTGGCTGGACCGGGGGCGGCCGACGCCCGCGGACTGGCGCCGATTCGGTGGCGCGCTCGCATCGCTCCATCGCGTCGACGCCGGGACGGCCTACGGATGGGAGGCCGACAACTGGATCGGGAGCAAGCCGCAGCGGAACGGCTGGGAGGCCTCCTGGCCGCGGTTCTTCGGAGAGCGGCGCCTGCGTGCGCAGGCCGAGACCGTCCGTCTGCGGGGCGCGTGGGACCCGGCGTGGGACGGCCCGCTGGAGCGTCTCCTCGCCAGGCTCGGCGAGATCCTGCCCGAAACGCCGCCGCGCTCCCTCCTCCACGGCGACCTCTGGGCGGGCAACGCCCTCCCCACGGCCGAGCCGGGCGATCCGCGGACGGGAAGCCGCTTCGCGCTGATCGACCCCGCCGTGTCGGTCGGGCACCGCGAGGCGGACCTCGCCATGACGGAACTGTTCGGCGGCTTCGCCGAGCCGTTCTACGACGGCTACCGCGAGGCGTGGCCGCTGGAGCCGGGCTACGAGGAGCGCCGCGAGGTCTACAACCTGTTCCACCTCATCAACCACCTGACGCATGGCCCGGGCTACCGAGCGCCCGTGGAGCGGACTCTGCGACGGTTCGCGTGA